One genomic segment of Catalinimonas alkaloidigena includes these proteins:
- a CDS encoding trypsin-like peptidase domain-containing protein, with amino-acid sequence MKNVIIVVFVGFFSGIGGAFTYQQLFFAENNINTPTDFYLKPKKKKSDVKWAYNAYVENGYQEKKSYDKTFVGDDFAEASIKSTPSVVYIKTIAENEYSGSSWLELFFEGRTNQQVSSGSGVIYTRDGYIITNNHVIDNATQIEVMHNRRTYQAKVIGTDPSTDLAVLKIDDEELPSISVGNSRNLKVGEWVLAVGNPFNLNSTVTAGIVSAKGREINILQSKFPIESFIQTDAAINPGNSGGALVDRNGDLVGINTAILSRTGSYAGYGFAVPVDIVTKVADDIIEYGEVQKAFFGAEVVDINSEIADQLNTKELNGVVISYLQRYGAAEKSGLQKGDIILKIDQENVQSRSDFEELISYHSPGDVINVVYKRNNKLGTIKLELTNREGTTSLITRDVYMSERLGAELESVSKVESDLLGIDGGVKINKVNKGLIRRLGIEEGFVVTAINQYPVNSPKEVEEILTKIRGRVRVEGVNSKGVRGYYSFHF; translated from the coding sequence ATGAAGAACGTCATTATTGTTGTTTTCGTTGGATTTTTTTCTGGAATTGGAGGAGCTTTTACCTACCAGCAATTATTCTTCGCGGAAAATAATATCAACACACCCACAGATTTTTATTTGAAACCTAAAAAAAAGAAGTCAGATGTCAAATGGGCTTATAATGCTTATGTTGAAAATGGGTATCAAGAAAAAAAATCATATGATAAGACTTTTGTGGGAGATGACTTTGCTGAGGCTTCAATTAAGAGTACGCCGAGCGTGGTATATATCAAAACTATTGCAGAGAATGAGTATAGTGGGAGCAGTTGGTTAGAGTTATTTTTTGAAGGAAGAACGAACCAGCAGGTCAGCAGCGGATCAGGTGTGATTTATACACGCGATGGTTATATTATTACCAATAATCACGTCATTGATAATGCCACGCAAATAGAGGTGATGCATAATCGGAGAACATATCAGGCGAAGGTGATTGGTACTGATCCTTCTACCGATCTTGCAGTACTTAAGATAGATGATGAAGAACTGCCATCAATCAGTGTAGGCAACTCAAGAAACCTGAAGGTAGGAGAGTGGGTACTGGCAGTAGGTAATCCATTTAACCTTAACTCAACTGTTACGGCGGGTATCGTGAGTGCCAAAGGAAGAGAGATTAATATTCTTCAAAGTAAATTTCCCATTGAATCTTTTATTCAAACTGATGCCGCTATTAATCCCGGAAACAGCGGAGGAGCACTGGTAGATCGTAATGGAGATCTGGTTGGTATTAATACTGCGATCCTTTCAAGAACCGGATCTTATGCCGGATATGGTTTTGCTGTACCTGTGGATATTGTGACCAAGGTTGCAGACGATATCATAGAATATGGTGAAGTACAGAAAGCTTTTTTTGGCGCTGAGGTCGTTGATATAAATTCTGAGATTGCAGATCAGCTTAATACTAAAGAACTTAATGGTGTAGTCATCAGCTACTTACAGCGTTATGGTGCTGCTGAAAAATCAGGCCTTCAAAAAGGGGATATTATCCTTAAGATTGATCAGGAAAATGTACAATCAAGAAGTGATTTTGAAGAATTGATTTCATATCACAGTCCTGGCGATGTGATCAATGTAGTATATAAGCGAAATAATAAATTGGGTACTATCAAACTTGAACTTACTAACCGTGAAGGTACCACCAGCCTTATTACGCGTGATGTTTATATGTCCGAAAGATTAGGGGCTGAATTAGAAAGTGTCTCCAAAGTTGAATCCGATTTGTTAGGTATTGATGGAGGCGTCAAGATCAATAAAGTGAATAAAGGTTTGATACGCAGGCTTGGCATTGAAGAAGGTTTTGTGGTGACAGCCATCAATCAGTATCCAGTCAACAGTCCAAAAGAGGTAGAAGAAATTCTAACCAAGATCAGAGGTAGGGTAAGAGTAGAGGGAGTAAATAGCAAAGGAGTACGAGGCTACTATTCATTTCACTTTTAA
- a CDS encoding GAF domain-containing protein, translating to MAEDFKIVSEASKEQKYQALLPQIKALTEGETNLIANLSNITAALKQTFNFWWIGFYLVEKNELVLGPFQGPVACTRIQYGKGVCGTAYQEKKTVLVADVDQFPGHIACSADSRSEIVVPVIKDGEVLMVLDIDSSFLNDFDSTDQKYLEQLAEVISSIA from the coding sequence ATGGCCGAAGATTTTAAGATAGTTAGTGAAGCTAGTAAAGAACAAAAATACCAGGCGCTACTTCCTCAGATCAAGGCACTTACTGAGGGTGAAACGAACCTCATTGCCAACTTATCTAACATAACAGCTGCGCTTAAGCAGACCTTCAACTTCTGGTGGATTGGGTTTTATTTGGTAGAGAAAAACGAACTGGTATTAGGCCCCTTCCAAGGCCCGGTGGCATGTACTAGAATACAATACGGTAAGGGAGTATGCGGTACAGCCTACCAGGAGAAGAAAACAGTCCTGGTAGCAGATGTAGATCAGTTTCCAGGGCATATTGCCTGCAGTGCTGACTCACGATCCGAGATTGTAGTTCCGGTGATCAAAGATGGTGAAGTGCTGATGGTGTTAGACATTGACAGCTCCTTTTTGAATGACTTTGATTCTACTGATCAAAAATACCTTGAACAATTAGCTGAAGTCATCAGCAGCATTGCTTAG
- a CDS encoding AAA domain-containing protein, whose product MHKILQSYLRRLTNITSNNRSLYLARLVAKQFVDVHKFDFLNNFSSYKIIEWLIAGGAHDLEGLSGNKMPLCAVLDSRDESSNKISQQLKKLSRTEKFIFDEQGSKDLYIGWPFVKGKFSDGTIARCPLMFFPVNLEQEQSKELGLQWVLSVRDEVSVALNKTFLLAYAYYNQLPFDENLAEKGFDDFDTDSRIFRTSLYQLFKESEFTLNFNQEIFVDKLQAFQEFTRDELEKNEKDGELKLYPEAVLGIFPQAGSYLVPDYLKLIENQFLPDIEDFFSKRATTEKIVYSNLEGLQVDLKEKLSKEYIDYASRIKEEQIFCPFPMDAYQEKAIRTVKRGNSLVVQGPPGTGKSQMITNLIGDYIAQGKRVLVVCQKKAALDVVYKRLAEKDADPFIALVHDFKNDRKDIYAQINKQIDSLYEYQHKNNSLDTIYLERNFLQYSRRIEQICDELDEFKQALFDESEAGVSVKELYLTSDINKPSVNMKQEYRQFYIPEMQAFIKKLRTFTAYSNQFEKESYPLYSRKPFIEYSVEDLKEIRELIKDVPAFKYQIESETQDILKTDVDFVICENLQQRTEDISSFISYLDDEEVYAYFTHMVPNIEKDADPLWLSNIERIVMECYQGHGPEIILSSEELGQCQRVISEAEEARNGVFSWMWWKLFSKDKTYVEGVLEQNELSLDKKSFQVIAEKIDNRLNLEHNLSKLREKKWLMEVPDQESSANFDKERIQQWFLHQEKALNATLIFRSLRNFNEYFNIKTIAYHDLIHRTQALVKVLDKIAPKIKAWESYLTPAQHSKLITQEHSESLLKVLDRDFDALCDFDTLNFNLEPYEKAVISRLLEESDDSAEDSITEFFQNSLRLAWIDHLEAKFPQLRMVSSRQMTDLEQELQQCIEEKLQISQEILHLKLRERTYYDVEYNRLNNMVTYRDLNHQINKKRKIWPLRKLIGTFEDEVFNLIPCWLASPETVSAIFPLNEKPMFDLVIFDEASQCFAEKGIPAMYRGQQVVIAGDSQQLSPNDLYQARWEDDASEKVEEALALEATSLLELAQGYLHSLQLKGHYRSKTLDLIDFSNHHFYHDKLRLLPNFYDANSGQAAIQYIKVDGIWQKQTNSVEGKEVVKLVQKLVKEYPAKSIGIICFNIKQQELIQDELEAMALAQNFHIPDHLFVKNIENVQGDERDIIIFSTAYAPNENGKLMLQFGSLNQAKGENRLNVAITRAKEKIYLVTSIMPQQMEVSNTKNEGPKLLKKYLEYAWEVSHQKYVPTLPELGDHHIEWFLANKLKQWTDQEIDKHQAIRELPFADLSIKNEEGKYIGLINTDDDIYFQSESAKDIHAYRPFQLSEKNWKFKNIYSRQYWQQNEQAKEDINRFIYTESQKT is encoded by the coding sequence ATGCACAAAATATTACAATCCTATCTTAGGAGACTTACAAATATCACAAGTAATAATCGTTCGCTGTATTTGGCTCGCCTTGTGGCTAAGCAGTTTGTAGATGTGCATAAGTTTGACTTTCTTAACAACTTTTCATCTTACAAGATTATTGAATGGCTCATCGCAGGAGGTGCTCACGACCTGGAAGGTTTGAGTGGAAACAAAATGCCTCTTTGTGCGGTGCTTGATAGCAGAGATGAAAGTAGTAACAAAATAAGCCAGCAGCTCAAAAAATTATCACGCACAGAGAAGTTTATCTTTGATGAGCAGGGTTCCAAAGACCTTTACATTGGCTGGCCTTTTGTAAAAGGCAAGTTTTCGGATGGTACCATCGCTCGCTGTCCTCTGATGTTTTTTCCAGTAAACCTGGAGCAAGAGCAAAGCAAAGAACTGGGACTGCAGTGGGTGTTGAGTGTAAGGGATGAGGTCAGTGTCGCGCTCAATAAAACTTTTCTGTTAGCATACGCTTACTATAATCAGCTTCCGTTTGATGAAAACCTGGCTGAAAAAGGATTTGACGACTTTGATACAGATAGTAGAATTTTTCGCACATCTCTGTATCAACTCTTTAAAGAAAGTGAATTCACTTTAAATTTCAATCAGGAGATTTTTGTGGATAAGCTGCAGGCTTTTCAGGAATTTACCAGAGATGAATTGGAGAAGAATGAAAAAGATGGAGAGCTAAAATTATATCCTGAAGCAGTTTTAGGAATATTTCCTCAGGCGGGATCTTACCTTGTGCCCGATTATCTGAAGTTGATTGAAAACCAGTTTTTGCCTGATATTGAAGACTTTTTTTCTAAAAGGGCGACAACAGAAAAGATAGTCTACTCCAATCTGGAAGGTTTGCAGGTAGATTTGAAAGAGAAACTGAGCAAGGAGTACATTGATTACGCCAGCCGGATCAAGGAGGAACAGATTTTTTGTCCTTTTCCGATGGACGCTTATCAGGAGAAAGCTATCAGAACTGTAAAAAGAGGAAACTCACTGGTTGTTCAAGGTCCTCCCGGAACCGGAAAGTCACAGATGATCACCAATCTGATTGGAGATTATATCGCTCAGGGTAAAAGAGTGCTGGTCGTCTGTCAGAAGAAAGCAGCTTTAGATGTAGTGTATAAGCGATTAGCTGAAAAAGATGCTGACCCGTTTATCGCTCTTGTCCATGACTTTAAAAATGACAGAAAAGATATCTATGCTCAGATTAATAAGCAGATAGATTCACTTTACGAATACCAGCATAAAAATAACAGCCTGGATACCATTTATCTGGAAAGAAACTTTCTGCAATACAGTCGCCGAATAGAACAGATTTGTGATGAGCTGGATGAATTTAAGCAAGCCCTGTTTGATGAAAGCGAAGCAGGAGTCTCAGTAAAAGAGTTATATCTGACATCAGATATCAATAAGCCATCGGTGAATATGAAGCAGGAGTACCGCCAGTTTTATATTCCGGAGATGCAGGCTTTTATTAAAAAGCTACGCACATTCACAGCTTATTCCAATCAGTTTGAAAAAGAAAGCTATCCTCTTTACAGCAGAAAACCTTTCATTGAGTACTCAGTAGAAGATTTAAAGGAAATCAGAGAGCTAATTAAAGATGTTCCAGCCTTTAAATATCAGATTGAATCAGAAACTCAGGATATATTAAAGACCGATGTTGACTTTGTGATTTGTGAAAATCTGCAGCAGCGCACAGAGGATATTTCCAGCTTTATAAGTTATCTGGATGATGAGGAAGTATATGCATACTTCACGCATATGGTGCCCAATATTGAAAAAGATGCTGACCCGCTATGGCTTTCAAATATTGAGCGAATCGTAATGGAGTGCTACCAGGGGCATGGACCGGAAATAATCCTTTCTTCGGAAGAGTTAGGGCAGTGTCAAAGAGTGATTTCTGAGGCGGAAGAGGCCAGGAATGGAGTATTTAGCTGGATGTGGTGGAAACTCTTTTCCAAAGACAAAACATATGTTGAAGGAGTTTTAGAACAAAATGAACTTAGCCTGGATAAAAAAAGCTTTCAGGTCATTGCTGAGAAAATTGATAACCGCCTAAACCTTGAACATAATTTGTCCAAGCTTAGGGAGAAAAAATGGTTGATGGAAGTACCTGACCAAGAGTCTTCGGCTAACTTTGACAAAGAACGTATTCAACAATGGTTTTTGCATCAGGAAAAAGCACTGAATGCTACTTTAATTTTTCGTTCCCTTAGAAATTTTAATGAATATTTTAACATCAAGACCATAGCTTATCATGATTTAATTCATCGTACCCAAGCTTTAGTTAAAGTACTGGATAAAATTGCTCCTAAAATTAAAGCATGGGAAAGCTATTTGACACCTGCACAACACAGTAAGCTTATCACCCAGGAACATAGTGAGTCATTACTTAAAGTCCTGGATCGTGACTTTGATGCTTTGTGCGACTTTGATACCCTAAATTTTAACCTTGAGCCATATGAGAAAGCAGTAATAAGTCGCCTTTTGGAAGAAAGTGATGACAGTGCTGAAGATAGCATTACTGAATTTTTTCAGAATAGTTTAAGACTTGCCTGGATAGATCATCTGGAAGCCAAATTTCCTCAGCTTCGTATGGTTTCATCCCGTCAGATGACCGATTTGGAGCAGGAACTTCAACAGTGTATAGAAGAAAAACTACAGATCAGCCAAGAGATTTTGCATTTAAAACTTAGAGAGCGCACTTATTATGATGTAGAGTACAACCGACTCAATAACATGGTGACTTACCGTGATCTTAACCATCAGATCAACAAGAAACGTAAAATATGGCCCTTAAGAAAATTGATAGGCACCTTTGAAGATGAGGTATTCAACCTAATTCCTTGCTGGCTGGCATCACCGGAAACCGTTTCAGCTATCTTTCCGCTCAACGAGAAGCCCATGTTTGATTTGGTAATTTTTGATGAAGCTTCTCAATGCTTTGCTGAAAAAGGGATACCTGCTATGTACCGGGGGCAACAAGTAGTCATTGCGGGAGATAGCCAGCAGTTAAGTCCCAATGATCTGTACCAGGCGAGGTGGGAAGACGATGCATCAGAAAAGGTGGAAGAGGCTTTGGCTTTAGAAGCTACATCCTTACTTGAACTGGCCCAGGGTTATTTACATAGTCTCCAGCTAAAAGGACATTACCGCAGCAAGACACTGGATCTGATTGACTTTTCCAATCATCACTTTTATCATGATAAACTTCGCCTGTTGCCCAATTTCTATGACGCGAATAGCGGGCAAGCTGCTATACAGTACATCAAAGTTGATGGAATCTGGCAAAAGCAAACAAATTCAGTAGAAGGTAAAGAAGTTGTCAAGTTAGTACAAAAGCTGGTTAAGGAATATCCTGCTAAATCAATTGGAATTATTTGTTTCAATATCAAGCAACAGGAGTTAATACAGGACGAGCTTGAAGCTATGGCACTAGCGCAGAACTTCCATATTCCTGATCATTTGTTTGTCAAGAATATTGAGAACGTTCAGGGAGATGAACGTGATATCATTATCTTTTCTACGGCTTATGCTCCCAATGAAAATGGCAAACTTATGCTTCAGTTTGGGAGTCTTAATCAGGCCAAAGGAGAGAATCGTCTCAATGTGGCTATTACACGTGCCAAAGAGAAGATTTATTTAGTCACGAGCATTATGCCACAGCAAATGGAGGTTTCCAACACTAAAAATGAAGGTCCAAAATTACTAAAAAAATACCTGGAATACGCCTGGGAAGTATCTCATCAAAAGTACGTGCCGACCTTACCCGAGCTTGGTGATCACCATATTGAATGGTTTTTAGCCAATAAGCTCAAACAATGGACAGACCAAGAGATAGATAAGCACCAAGCCATTCGGGAGTTGCCATTTGCAGACCTGAGCATCAAAAATGAGGAAGGCAAATATATTGGACTAATTAATACTGACGACGATATCTATTTCCAGAGCGAGTCGGCAAAAGACATTCATGCTTATCGGCCATTTCAGCTAAGTGAAAAGAACTGGAAGTTCAAAAATATTTATAGCAGGCAGTACTGGCAGCAAAACGAACAGGCGAAAGAAGACATCAACCGATTCATTTATACAGAAAGCCAAAAGACCTAA